Proteins found in one Luteimonas chenhongjianii genomic segment:
- a CDS encoding alpha/beta fold hydrolase produces the protein MRLATASVLLFAALGAATSASAASYGGELQGFEYPYPRQAHALESQGQALSMAYMDVRPPGQGNGRTAVLMHGKNFCGPTWEDTIEVLVGAGWRVIAPDQIGFCGSSKPRGYQFSFAQLAANTRSLLEALGVERPVLIGHSMGGMLATRYALQYPDAVARLVLVNPIGLEDWQAEGVPYATIDALAEGERRTTAGAIKAYQQKFYYDGKWAPRYDRWVDMLAGMYAGPDAEIVAWNQAQTSEMVFTQPVVHEFPFLRVPTVLMIGGKDRTAPGANRAAPELAARLGDYPLLGRRAAEAIPQARLVAFPALGHSPQVEAPDTFHPALLEVLAEP, from the coding sequence ATGCGCCTTGCCACTGCCTCCGTCCTTCTGTTCGCCGCCCTGGGTGCCGCCACGTCCGCCTCGGCCGCGTCCTACGGCGGCGAACTGCAGGGGTTCGAATACCCCTACCCACGGCAGGCCCATGCACTGGAGTCGCAGGGGCAGGCTCTGTCGATGGCCTATATGGACGTGCGGCCGCCGGGGCAGGGCAACGGGCGCACTGCGGTGCTGATGCATGGCAAGAACTTCTGCGGACCGACCTGGGAGGACACCATCGAGGTGCTGGTCGGAGCCGGCTGGCGGGTGATCGCGCCCGACCAGATCGGTTTCTGCGGTTCGTCGAAGCCGCGCGGCTACCAGTTCTCGTTCGCCCAGCTCGCGGCCAATACGCGCAGCCTGCTGGAGGCACTGGGTGTCGAGCGGCCGGTGCTGATCGGGCATTCGATGGGCGGCATGCTCGCCACCCGGTATGCGCTGCAGTACCCCGACGCGGTGGCCCGGCTGGTGCTGGTGAACCCGATCGGGCTCGAGGACTGGCAGGCCGAAGGTGTGCCATACGCGACGATCGACGCACTGGCCGAGGGCGAGCGCAGGACGACCGCTGGCGCCATCAAGGCCTATCAGCAGAAGTTCTATTACGACGGGAAGTGGGCGCCGCGCTATGACCGCTGGGTCGACATGCTGGCGGGCATGTACGCCGGACCGGATGCGGAGATCGTCGCCTGGAACCAGGCGCAGACCTCGGAGATGGTGTTCACCCAGCCGGTCGTCCACGAGTTCCCGTTCCTGCGCGTGCCGACCGTGCTGATGATCGGCGGCAAGGACCGCACCGCGCCGGGCGCCAACCGCGCCGCGCCGGAACTGGCCGCGCGCCTGGGCGACTATCCGCTGCTGGGGCGCCGCGCCGCCGAGGCGATCCCGCAGGCGCGGCTGGTGGCGTTCCCGGCGCTCGGCCACTCGCCGCAGGTCGAGGCGCCGGACACGTTCCACCCGGCGCTGCTCGAGGTCCTGGCCGAGCCGTGA
- a CDS encoding SAM-dependent methyltransferase, whose protein sequence is MKSKKIPVVLAICALPAALLVGCAEPAVSTSGTASVNAGTTDATSAVNASPPVTGAIGADSAHASGARGPSREPDVIYVPTPDRVVDAMLNLARVKEGDVLYDLGSGDGRIPIAAAQRFGVRGVGIDINPVRVREANANAQAAGVTGLVTFKEADLFEEDVSEASVVTLYLLQSLNVKLRPKLLAELRPGTRIVSHAFDMADQWEPEQTQEIDGTRIYLWTVPES, encoded by the coding sequence ATGAAGTCGAAAAAGATTCCGGTCGTGCTGGCGATATGCGCCCTGCCGGCCGCGCTGCTGGTCGGCTGCGCGGAGCCAGCCGTCAGCACCAGCGGGACCGCGAGCGTCAATGCCGGCACCACCGACGCCACGTCCGCGGTGAACGCCTCCCCGCCCGTAACCGGCGCAATCGGGGCCGATTCCGCGCATGCCAGCGGCGCGCGCGGGCCATCGCGCGAGCCCGACGTGATCTACGTGCCAACGCCCGATCGGGTCGTCGACGCCATGCTCAACCTCGCCCGGGTCAAGGAGGGCGACGTCCTCTACGACCTGGGCTCCGGCGATGGCCGCATCCCGATCGCTGCTGCCCAGCGCTTCGGCGTCCGCGGCGTCGGCATCGACATCAATCCGGTGCGCGTGCGCGAAGCCAACGCCAATGCGCAGGCCGCCGGGGTCACCGGCCTGGTCACGTTCAAGGAGGCCGACCTTTTCGAGGAGGACGTCAGCGAGGCCAGCGTGGTCACGCTGTACCTGCTGCAGAGCCTCAACGTGAAGCTGCGTCCCAAGCTGCTGGCCGAGCTCAGGCCGGGCACGCGCATCGTCAGTCACGCCTTCGACATGGCGGACCAGTGGGAACCGGAGCAGACCCAGGAGATCGACGGCACCCGCATCTACCTGTGGACGGTGCCCGAGAGTTGA
- a CDS encoding APC family permease — translation MSQGVLALALVGVGAFARDGFEVAVEYTAPVFWLFFLLVGIGLFVLRRRDPHLPRPFRVPPYPVLPLLFCATSAYLLYSSLACTGRGALLGVGVLAVGGLLLLLLKPDPHSEESL, via the coding sequence ATGAGCCAGGGCGTACTCGCGCTGGCGCTGGTGGGCGTCGGCGCGTTCGCGCGCGACGGCTTCGAGGTGGCGGTCGAATACACCGCGCCGGTGTTCTGGCTGTTCTTCCTGCTGGTCGGCATCGGCCTGTTCGTGCTGCGCCGCCGCGATCCGCACTTGCCGCGCCCGTTCCGGGTGCCGCCCTATCCCGTCCTGCCGCTGCTGTTCTGCGCGACCAGCGCTTACCTGCTGTACTCGAGCCTGGCCTGTACCGGCCGCGGGGCGCTGTTGGGTGTCGGCGTGCTCGCTGTCGGCGGCCTGCTGCTGTTGCTGCTCAAACCCGATCCGCATTCCGAGGAGAGCCTGTGA
- a CDS encoding APC family permease: MLCFIVGDCLAQFFGIGPAASALYAAAAIVMLTAVNWIGTRQGAWVQTWLTTSEVVGVLVIILAGLMFAPSDVTLIPGSAGDSAIGLILVFVLLTYGGWNEAVYVSSEVRDARRWIRRVLILRPIVIAALYVLVDLAYLKVLGLGGMAQHNAVAAELMGRVFGPTGAVVMSAIVIAAALTSANATLITGARSVFAVGRYFSALGFIGRRDARTGTRVRPS, from the coding sequence TTGTTGTGCTTCATCGTCGGCGACTGCCTGGCGCAGTTCTTCGGCATCGGCCCGGCCGCGTCAGCCCTGTACGCGGCCGCGGCGATCGTCATGCTGACTGCGGTCAACTGGATCGGCACCCGCCAGGGCGCGTGGGTACAGACGTGGCTGACGACCAGTGAGGTGGTCGGGGTGCTGGTGATCATCCTCGCCGGGCTGATGTTCGCCCCGAGCGACGTGACGCTTATTCCGGGCAGCGCCGGCGATAGCGCGATCGGCCTGATTCTGGTGTTCGTGTTGCTGACCTATGGCGGCTGGAACGAGGCGGTCTATGTCAGCTCCGAGGTTCGCGATGCGCGCAGGTGGATTCGGCGCGTGCTGATCCTCCGCCCGATCGTGATCGCGGCCCTGTATGTACTGGTCGACCTTGCGTACCTGAAGGTGCTGGGGCTGGGCGGCATGGCCCAGCACAACGCCGTTGCCGCCGAACTGATGGGGCGCGTGTTCGGGCCGACAGGGGCGGTGGTCATGAGTGCGATCGTGATCGCGGCGGCGCTGACCTCGGCGAACGCGACCCTCATCACCGGCGCACGCAGCGTCTTTGCCGTCGGGCGGTACTTTTCCGCGCTGGGCTTCATCGGCCGCAGGGATGCGCGCACCGGCACCCGCGTGCGGCCATCATGA
- a CDS encoding APC family permease → MADTGPARATLRVRDAFAITVGVVIGAGIFRTPSLIAGASGSEFVMLAAWAIGGVLSIIGALCYAELATAYPQAGGDYDYLRRAYGLRPGFVFACARASVIQTGRSRCCASSSATAWRSSSASARPRQPCTRPRRSSC, encoded by the coding sequence ATGGCCGACACTGGACCCGCGCGCGCCACCCTCCGGGTGCGCGACGCATTCGCGATCACCGTTGGTGTCGTGATCGGTGCCGGGATCTTCCGTACACCGTCGCTGATCGCCGGTGCGTCGGGGAGCGAGTTCGTGATGCTCGCGGCCTGGGCCATCGGTGGCGTGCTCTCGATCATCGGCGCGCTGTGCTACGCCGAGCTCGCGACCGCCTATCCCCAGGCGGGTGGCGACTACGACTACCTGCGTCGCGCCTACGGCCTGCGACCGGGGTTCGTGTTCGCCTGCGCGCGCGCGTCGGTGATCCAGACCGGTCGATCGCGTTGTTGTGCTTCATCGTCGGCGACTGCCTGGCGCAGTTCTTCGGCATCGGCCCGGCCGCGTCAGCCCTGTACGCGGCCGCGGCGATCGTCATGCTGA
- a CDS encoding ribonuclease H-like domain-containing protein, producing the protein MSALSKRLGLLRSQAGTVLPSVSPTPPMPTPAPRAQWPRADGARSPEQVVAQLRKLMKLRVSTPAARPAAPVDRTLPGDEIAPGLRYLEQTAAWPHEDESLSLYDIRHEPARRADLLAFDTETTGLAGGTGTRAFMIGAADFVDGRMRIRQLCITTLGAEREMLKTFSTWLRPETVLVSYNGRSYDRPLLTTRYRLARLRDPLIDLRHVDLLHPVRRRYRGVWVNCRLATVERELLGVLREDDLPGSEAPAAWLDYLRGGSADKLRRVGLHNAQDLRSLFGVLEAMRDEASVDTVVVPDVIGPECGDFADG; encoded by the coding sequence ATGAGTGCACTGTCCAAACGCCTCGGCCTGCTGCGCAGTCAGGCGGGTACGGTGCTGCCTTCGGTAAGCCCGACGCCGCCGATGCCGACACCGGCACCGCGCGCGCAATGGCCGCGCGCCGATGGCGCGCGTTCCCCGGAGCAGGTGGTCGCGCAGTTGCGCAAGCTGATGAAGCTGCGCGTCTCGACGCCCGCGGCGCGACCTGCCGCTCCGGTCGATCGCACGCTGCCTGGCGACGAGATCGCGCCGGGCCTGCGCTATCTCGAGCAGACGGCGGCCTGGCCGCACGAGGACGAGTCGCTGTCGTTGTATGACATCCGCCACGAGCCTGCGCGTCGCGCGGATCTGCTCGCTTTCGACACCGAAACCACCGGGCTGGCCGGCGGCACCGGCACTCGGGCCTTCATGATCGGCGCGGCGGATTTCGTCGATGGACGCATGCGCATCCGCCAGCTGTGCATCACCACGCTCGGCGCCGAACGCGAAATGCTCAAGACGTTCTCCACCTGGCTGCGGCCGGAGACCGTGCTGGTCAGCTACAACGGGCGCAGTTACGACCGGCCGCTGCTGACCACCCGCTATCGCCTGGCGCGGCTGCGCGATCCGCTGATCGACCTGCGCCACGTGGACCTGCTGCATCCAGTGCGCCGCCGCTATCGCGGCGTCTGGGTCAACTGCAGGCTGGCGACCGTCGAGCGCGAACTGCTCGGCGTGCTGCGCGAGGACGATCTGCCGGGAAGCGAGGCGCCCGCGGCCTGGCTGGATTACCTGCGCGGCGGCAGCGCCGACAAGCTGCGCCGCGTCGGCCTGCACAACGCGCAGGACCTGCGCAGTCTGTTCGGCGTGCTGGAGGCGATGCGCGACGAGGCGAGCGTCGACACGGTCGTCGTGCCCGACGTCATCGGACCGGAATGCGGGGATTTCGCCGACGGTTGA
- a CDS encoding DEAD/DEAH box helicase: MPELALNAILKPSQALVGPAETASGSALATRLAAKYPGRVTGTLLLPGQVGEYAPIPDAVPDALAQALRSRGIERLYLHQADAWAATQAGRHLVVATPTASGKSLCYTLPVLSAALTARSKALYLFPTKALAQDQVAELLELNKAGELGLRAATFDGDTPGDARQAIRINGDIVVSNPDMLHQAILPHHTKWAQFFENLRYVVIDEIHTYRGVFGSHVANVIRRLKRVCAFYGVTPQFILCSATIGNAREHGRALVEVDDAALESILESGAPRGDKHVLLWNPPVVNPDLGLRASARSQSNRIARMAIRAGLKTLVFCQTRLMVEVLTKYLKEVFDHDPRKPRRIRAYRGGYLPTERRAAEREMRAGSIDGIVSTSALELGVDIGSLDVVVLNGYPGSISATWQRFGRAGRRQQPSVGVLVASSEPMDQYVVRHPEFFAEANPEHARIEPDQPLILLDHIRCAAFELPFVDGDMFGPVAPLPWLEVLAESGVLHHEGDRWEWIADSYPAQAVNLRSVADGNFVVVDRTDGRQTIIAEVDYSAAALTLYEGAIHMVQSEPFQVERLDWEGRKAYVQRTQVDYYTDSIDYTKLKVLDDEEQADSGQGSAHLGEVHVVRRVSGYKKIRFHTHENIGYGPVNLPDQELHTSAVWWQLPQQALDRAFDARHEALDGFLGASYALHLVAQVAVMAESRDLQKAVGSGDGTWFATADQRGRGQLRDGDGAALDFDGIGRFTPTLYLYDNYPGGVGLSSPLYERRDELLGQAAALIQSCSCRGGCPACVGPILAAEEAAERTPRQLAARVIELLARAPQLPA; this comes from the coding sequence GTGCCGGAGCTGGCCCTGAACGCGATACTCAAGCCCTCCCAGGCCCTGGTCGGCCCCGCTGAAACCGCGAGCGGCAGCGCACTTGCCACCCGGCTTGCGGCGAAATATCCCGGCCGTGTGACCGGCACGCTGCTGCTGCCGGGGCAGGTGGGCGAATACGCGCCGATCCCCGACGCCGTGCCCGACGCGCTGGCCCAGGCGCTGCGCAGCCGCGGTATCGAGCGTCTGTACCTCCACCAGGCGGACGCCTGGGCGGCCACGCAGGCCGGGCGGCATCTGGTCGTCGCGACCCCCACCGCCTCGGGGAAATCGCTGTGCTACACGCTGCCGGTGCTGTCGGCGGCGCTCACCGCGCGCAGCAAGGCGCTGTACCTGTTCCCGACCAAGGCGCTGGCGCAGGACCAGGTGGCCGAACTGCTGGAACTCAACAAGGCCGGCGAGCTGGGCCTGCGCGCGGCGACCTTCGATGGCGACACGCCGGGCGATGCCCGCCAGGCGATCCGCATCAACGGCGACATCGTGGTCAGCAACCCGGACATGCTGCACCAGGCGATCCTGCCGCATCACACCAAGTGGGCGCAGTTCTTCGAGAACCTGCGCTACGTGGTGATCGACGAGATCCACACCTACCGCGGCGTGTTCGGCTCGCATGTGGCCAACGTGATCCGCCGGCTCAAACGGGTCTGCGCGTTCTACGGCGTGACTCCGCAGTTCATCCTGTGCTCGGCGACGATCGGCAATGCCCGCGAGCACGGTCGCGCGCTGGTGGAAGTGGACGACGCCGCGCTGGAGTCGATCCTCGAATCCGGCGCGCCGCGCGGCGACAAGCATGTGCTGCTGTGGAATCCGCCGGTGGTCAATCCCGATCTGGGTCTGCGCGCCTCGGCGCGTTCGCAGTCCAACCGCATCGCGCGCATGGCGATCCGCGCCGGGCTCAAGACGCTGGTGTTCTGCCAGACCCGGCTGATGGTCGAGGTGCTGACCAAGTACCTCAAGGAGGTCTTCGACCACGATCCGCGCAAGCCCAGGCGCATCCGCGCGTATCGCGGCGGTTATCTGCCGACCGAGCGCCGCGCCGCCGAGCGCGAGATGCGTGCCGGCAGCATCGACGGCATCGTCAGCACCTCGGCGCTGGAACTCGGCGTCGACATCGGCAGTCTCGATGTCGTGGTGCTCAACGGCTACCCGGGCAGCATCTCGGCGACGTGGCAACGCTTCGGTCGCGCCGGGCGCCGGCAGCAACCGTCGGTCGGCGTGCTGGTCGCGAGTTCGGAACCGATGGACCAGTACGTGGTGCGGCACCCGGAGTTCTTCGCCGAGGCCAATCCCGAGCATGCGCGGATCGAACCCGACCAGCCGCTGATCCTGCTCGACCACATCCGCTGCGCGGCATTCGAGCTGCCGTTCGTCGATGGCGACATGTTCGGGCCCGTCGCGCCGCTGCCGTGGCTGGAGGTGCTGGCCGAATCGGGCGTGCTGCACCACGAGGGCGATCGCTGGGAATGGATCGCCGACAGCTATCCCGCCCAGGCGGTGAACCTGCGCTCGGTCGCCGACGGCAATTTCGTCGTCGTCGACCGCACCGATGGGCGGCAGACGATCATCGCCGAGGTCGACTATTCCGCCGCCGCGCTCACCCTGTACGAAGGCGCGATCCACATGGTGCAGTCCGAACCGTTCCAGGTGGAGCGACTGGACTGGGAAGGCCGCAAGGCCTACGTGCAGCGCACGCAGGTCGACTACTACACCGACTCGATCGACTACACCAAGCTGAAAGTCCTCGACGACGAGGAGCAGGCCGATTCGGGGCAGGGCAGCGCGCATCTGGGCGAGGTGCACGTGGTGCGGCGCGTGTCGGGCTACAAGAAGATCCGCTTCCACACCCACGAGAACATCGGCTACGGGCCGGTCAACCTGCCCGACCAGGAACTGCATACGAGCGCGGTGTGGTGGCAGCTGCCGCAGCAGGCGCTGGATCGCGCCTTCGATGCGCGCCATGAAGCGCTCGATGGATTCCTCGGCGCCTCGTACGCATTGCATCTGGTCGCGCAGGTCGCGGTGATGGCCGAAAGCCGCGACCTGCAGAAGGCCGTGGGCAGTGGCGATGGCACCTGGTTCGCGACCGCCGACCAGCGCGGTCGCGGGCAGCTGCGCGACGGTGACGGCGCGGCGCTGGATTTCGACGGGATCGGACGCTTCACCCCGACGCTGTACCTCTACGACAACTATCCGGGCGGCGTCGGCCTGTCGTCACCCTTGTACGAGCGTCGCGACGAACTGCTCGGGCAGGCCGCTGCGCTGATCCAATCCTGCAGTTGCCGCGGCGGTTGTCCGGCCTGCGTCGGCCCCATTCTCGCCGCGGAGGAGGCCGCCGAGCGCACGCCACGCCAGCTCGCCGCACGCGTGATCGAATTGCTGGCGCGCGCGCCGCAGCTGCCGGCATGA
- a CDS encoding type 1 glutamine amidotransferase domain-containing protein gives MQSLDGKKIAILSTDGFEQSELEQPLQALRQAGAQVDVIAPGDAGSIKGWDQKNWGRSVDVDVSLSKADAGSYDALVLPGGQMNPDVLRTKSDAVAFVRAFGEAGKPVAAICHGPWLLVESGLAKGRKVTSWPSVKTDLVNAGAHWEDSEVVVDGNLITSRKPDDIPAFNAAIAKAVAG, from the coding sequence ATGCAGAGCCTTGACGGCAAGAAGATCGCCATCCTCTCCACCGACGGATTCGAACAGTCCGAGCTCGAGCAGCCCCTTCAGGCATTGCGCCAGGCCGGCGCCCAGGTCGACGTGATCGCCCCGGGCGATGCCGGTTCGATCAAGGGCTGGGACCAGAAGAACTGGGGCCGGAGCGTCGATGTGGACGTGTCGCTCTCCAAGGCCGACGCTGGCAGCTACGACGCGCTGGTGCTGCCCGGCGGGCAGATGAATCCGGATGTGCTGCGCACCAAGAGCGATGCCGTGGCCTTCGTGCGCGCATTCGGCGAAGCCGGCAAGCCGGTGGCGGCAATCTGCCACGGCCCATGGCTGCTGGTCGAAAGCGGGCTTGCCAAGGGCCGCAAGGTCACCTCGTGGCCATCGGTGAAGACCGATCTGGTCAATGCCGGTGCCCACTGGGAGGATTCCGAAGTCGTCGTCGACGGCAACCTGATCACCAGCCGCAAGCCGGATGATATTCCGGCGTTCAACGCAGCGATCGCCAAGGCCGTCGCGGGCTGA
- a CDS encoding MAPEG family protein: MTIELQTLGWAIVLGLVHIGVAAAFATAQRGVRWNAGNRDGAAPPLTGAAIRTAAASRNFLETFPFFAAAVLALVVAGRSNAETAFAAQLYLWARVAYLPVYAIGIPYLRSVIWIVSLWGIVQLLVPLLRA; this comes from the coding sequence ATGACGATCGAACTGCAGACCCTCGGCTGGGCGATCGTCCTGGGCCTCGTCCACATCGGTGTGGCCGCCGCGTTCGCGACCGCGCAGCGCGGCGTGCGCTGGAACGCGGGCAATCGCGATGGGGCCGCGCCACCGCTGACCGGGGCGGCAATCCGGACCGCTGCCGCGAGCCGCAACTTCCTCGAGACGTTTCCGTTCTTCGCCGCCGCAGTACTGGCCCTGGTCGTCGCCGGGCGCAGCAATGCGGAGACCGCATTCGCCGCCCAGCTCTATCTGTGGGCGCGGGTTGCCTATCTGCCCGTGTATGCGATCGGCATTCCCTACCTGCGCAGTGTCATCTGGATCGTCTCGCTGTGGGGCATCGTGCAACTGCTCGTGCCGCTTCTTCGCGCATGA
- a CDS encoding DUF1428 domain-containing protein, producing the protein MSYIDGFVLAVPTANRQKFIEHAETGDAFFMEFGAIRVLECWADDVPDGKLTDFRKAVQARDDETVVFSWIEWPDKSTRDTAFAKMMDGSDPRMDPERNPMPFDGKRMIYGGFLPVVALGDRG; encoded by the coding sequence ATGTCCTACATCGATGGTTTCGTCCTCGCCGTCCCCACCGCCAACCGCCAGAAGTTCATCGAACACGCCGAAACCGGCGATGCCTTCTTCATGGAGTTCGGGGCGATCCGTGTACTCGAATGCTGGGCCGACGACGTGCCAGACGGCAAACTCACCGACTTCCGCAAGGCGGTCCAGGCGCGCGACGACGAGACGGTCGTGTTCTCGTGGATCGAATGGCCGGACAAGTCCACCCGAGACACCGCGTTCGCGAAGATGATGGACGGCAGCGATCCGCGCATGGACCCGGAGCGCAACCCCATGCCGTTCGACGGCAAGCGCATGATCTATGGCGGGTTCCTTCCGGTGGTCGCGCTCGGGGACAGGGGCTGA
- a CDS encoding MgtC/SapB family protein, which produces MSVLDQVGAALARELALPDADTMTTIVVRVLVAAILGGIVGWERERKGRAAGLKTHILVSIGSALFVLAPLLSGIEGGDVTRVMQGVVSGIGFLGAGAILKLGKEERIEGLTTAAGVWMTAAIGMAAGMGEEMVALLTTAVALLVVAAVPRFRSEPGPHRNLKTGRTVDDASEPGG; this is translated from the coding sequence GTGAGCGTGCTCGACCAGGTGGGAGCGGCGCTCGCGCGCGAACTCGCGCTTCCGGATGCGGACACCATGACCACGATCGTGGTCAGGGTGCTGGTGGCCGCGATCCTGGGCGGCATCGTCGGTTGGGAGCGCGAACGCAAGGGCCGTGCGGCCGGCCTGAAGACCCACATCCTGGTGTCGATCGGCTCGGCGCTGTTCGTGCTGGCGCCCCTGCTCAGCGGCATTGAGGGTGGGGATGTGACGCGCGTGATGCAGGGCGTGGTGTCGGGGATCGGCTTTCTCGGCGCCGGCGCCATCCTCAAACTGGGCAAGGAGGAGCGCATCGAGGGTCTGACCACGGCGGCGGGCGTGTGGATGACGGCGGCGATCGGCATGGCGGCCGGCATGGGGGAGGAAATGGTGGCCTTGCTGACCACTGCCGTCGCGTTGCTGGTGGTCGCGGCGGTGCCGCGCTTCCGCAGCGAGCCGGGACCGCATCGCAATCTCAAGACCGGCAGGACGGTGGACGACGCGTCCGAGCCGGGGGGCTGA